GCCGTTGCCTTGCTGCTCAAACACTCCAAACCCTGGGCTGCATTTGGGAAGCTCCCACAAGCTGCCTCTCTGCTACAGGATCATGTTTTCCTGTTATTCATTAGTGACATTTCCACATCTGACCTGCATGTAAAACCCACCTACGTGCCCAATCTGTTGCTTGGCCACCCATGAGGAAATTCCCGCAAACCTGGGTGAGCAGCAGCCGCCGTCATCCTCCCGGCAAGCCCACGCGCGGGCCGACGCTGAGTGGTTTCTGACACAGGCTGGGATGCCTGGACTGGGTTTGCAGTGACTGACTTATTAATCACACAGCCAGCTTGCTGCTTGTGCGATTTTACTGCTTCGAGCTATAACTTCCAAAGCTTTGGACAAGAGCAGTGAGGAGCGGTCCAGCAGGGATTTAACTTCAGGTGTTGCTTGGGTGAGCCTGCTGGAAGCTGGTTGAGAAGCACCCCAGGTTTTTAAGGGGGTGCCTGGCTTGGGTAGGCAGAGCCATGGATACTAGGATTAGGATGTGATTTTTATTCCCCCCCACAATGACATTGTAAGAAGCAGAGCAATGCTCAGCAGGTgcaggtggctttttttttttccctgttgtttttttttttaaacaggttttGGAGGCTGGATTCTTTGCCCTGGTTTGTATTGGGACATCTTTACTGTTCTGTGCCCCTGCATCCCACTAACTGGTGGGGTTTGGGTTACCCTCCACTGGCTGTTACTGGTGTACAGAGGTGGTTTGGGGCAGGGATGTGGCATCGTGCACATTCAGCCTCTTGGCCGTACAGACCATCTCCACCTGCACCATCGCTGCCAGCGTGAGCTCAGGATCTGCACAGGCTCTTTGTTCCTGTGTTTCCTAAGaaaaaggagagcagagcaggtgcAGCGTTACCCAACACATCCAACAGCTGAAGCCTGTCTCTTCTGATTTCAGAATGTAACACAAAcagtagaagaagaaaaacGCGAGCCTCCGACCATCCAGGAGATCAAACAGAAAATCgaaaaatacaatgcaaaagTTACAAACTGCCTGTTGATGAAGCTGGTACGTATTGGGCCCTGTTTACCTAATATGCAGGAAGTGATGCTGGTTTCTCTGGCTGTGAactgagctgggctggaggaaggTTCCTCCAAGCAAGAGGGCTTGGGGCTGTcggggttttcttgttttccttacccgatctgctttttctcctgctctttccTCCTTGGCTTCCATTAGTGTTAGTCACCCACACTAGAGGTaacccttccctgcctccatcCCTTCTCGCCTGGGAGATCCTTGGCACGGTGATCTGTGGCATGGCGATCTGTGGCACGGTGATCTGTTACCAGCCTGTGCTGCGAATGAGTTGCCACGAGCCGGTGAGCCCACATCGGGGATGTGTCGCGGTGACGCTGGGGCTGCGGCGCTGCAGTTCAGCACCTGTCGCAAGGCGGATTTAGAAACACCAGGTGGATTTAGTAATGCGAAGTGGATTTAGAAACACAAAGCCTTTCTAGGAGGAGatgcttttctcctctccacTGCCAGGTGGGCTTAAGCAGAGGTCTAAGACCAACAGTGGATGCCTTATATTTTGAAGCTTTGATTGCAAACTCACTTATCACCACCTGTAAGTAAAGCCTTGGTGTGTGGTGAGAAGACAAGGAAATAACCTCTTTTACCAGCTGGAGTATCGCAAAGGTACAAACTTCAGAGGATCTTACAGAGTACGGGGAAAAGCTTCTCATAAAGTGAAATAACTAAATTGTAGAACTTCCAGTAACAGCAGCTACGTAACTGCCTTGCTAACATCAGAAAATAAacctgacatttattttaaaaagtagatgTTACAACGCTTTCCTTTGTGAAGGCTGCACAGTAACTTCTGCTGGAATGTCTCACCCACTGGGTTTTATCACCCCTTGACTTACAGGAGTCATTTGGGACCCAGATGTTTACTCCTGAGTTCTTTGGCTTGAGGTTTAGCAGAAACACAGTCCTGGGACTCGACTGGGCTCAGGTGCTCGTGGTGGCCCTTCGTGGGACCACGGgagtgctgctggcaccggTCCCGTGGCATGGGCAGTCCGTacagagccaggcttttcccttggtttctgcatttttgcagaGCGGCGGGTAGGGTGAGGGACCTGTTGTGAGACAGGCTGATCTTGAATGATGATTTACTACATGGAGATATGACAATGTCGTAAGTGGGGAATAAATCATGAGGAATAGAATTGGGAGATCCTGCTGAATGGGGGTGGAGACCTTCCCAGAGGTTTCAAATCCTCACTTAAGTGCAACTACAAATTACATGTAATGGTTTCCATGACTGAGTTGTAGCAGTGTTGGTTTTAAATAAGACAAGATCGCGCAGACACAAGGAAGGTCTGAGTCACTACCAAGTGGGAGGAACAGGAGAAAATCAACAGAGACTAACCCAAAATTACTGGTTGCTTTTTACATGATTAATAAGAAACTCTCAAGCTCCTAGCAGTACTGAGGGGTGGGAAGTCCTGCAGTcaccccacaggctgcagcactgtAGACCAGAAAGCCCCTTGTAGCAGGGGGAAGGAGTGGGAAGACTCCTTGGAGCCTGACCCCCTCTCCTTTGCTTTAGAACGACGATGGGACGTACACAGGTTTCATTAAAGTGCATTTGAAACTGCGCCGCCCCGTGACGGTCCCAGCAGGGATCCGGCCCCAGTCCATCTACGATGCCCTCAAGGAGGTGAACCTGGCTGATATGACAGACAAGAGAACCTCGTTCTACCTGCCGCTGGATGCCATCAAGCAGCTCCACATCAGCAGCACAACCACCGTGAGCGAGGTGATCCAGGGGCTCCTGAAGAAATTTATGGTGGTGGATAATCCTCAGAAGTTTGCACTTTTCAAGGAGATGCGGAAAGATGGGCAAGGTGAGTTTGCGCCCTCGGACCCACCAGCTTTCCTGTGGCCCATTGGTTTGGCTTACTATGTTGTGTTGCAGAAACACACCCAAAGCATTCTCCTGGACTCCGCGGTGTGTCAGGCAGGTGAATAAATGGCCGGACCTCCACTGGAGGTGATGCTGCTTAAGTTCATGGGGAATTGCTACTCTTCAGAAGGGGTCTGAAGCCACCTAACAAAGATCGTTACAGATCTGTCTTAGAGACTGTGCTACTTTCACTGTGATCCTGAGCAGCATGAACCGCTTTTACCTGCTCCAGTTGACCTCCTGAGCCTTcctctgccctggcagctgcGATCTCACCGTGGCTGTCTGCTCTCCCCTTGCAGTGCTCTTCCAGAAGCTCCCCCTCACCGAGTACCCCCTGTACCTCCGGCTGCTGGCGGGCCCCGACACAGATGCGCTCAGCTTCGTGCTGAAGGAAAATGAGACGGGGGAAGTTGAGGTACGTCAATGACTCTTGCCCTCGGTTTTTGCTGGAGCGCTCGCAGCGTTGCAGAGCACGCAGCAGTGTTGCAGAGCCGGGAGGCGTGCAGCAGAGGCAGCGTGGGTGCAGCCATGCCATGCCAGCAAGGCCGCATCCCTCTGTGGGGCTGGCTTTGCCTTCTAAAATACTGAGTGAGGTACTGGCTTTT
The window above is part of the Falco biarmicus isolate bFalBia1 chromosome 16, bFalBia1.pri, whole genome shotgun sequence genome. Proteins encoded here:
- the RASSF5 gene encoding ras association domain-containing protein 5 isoform X3; the encoded protein is MRWSPRSRPALEKRSPRSGWPSGAASVPVRGLQNVTQTVEEEKREPPTIQEIKQKIEKYNAKVTNCLLMKLNDDGTYTGFIKVHLKLRRPVTVPAGIRPQSIYDALKEVNLADMTDKRTSFYLPLDAIKQLHISSTTTVSEVIQGLLKKFMVVDNPQKFALFKEMRKDGQVLFQKLPLTEYPLYLRLLAGPDTDALSFVLKENETGEVEWDAFSIPELQNFLMILDKEEKDKIQQVQRKYEKFKQRLQQTLKEARGKPG
- the RASSF5 gene encoding ras association domain-containing protein 5 isoform X4, with product MADGKAGAAACFGLVTKRIRKIFRHFPKSKAWSEGLRLLRRSSREVLLVRDCRYTCHQECRSLIQLDCRRPGQCQSQLSPESTLLPPCSQNVTQTVEEEKREPPTIQEIKQKIEKYNAKVTNCLLMKLNDDGTYTGFIKVHLKLRRPVTVPAGIRPQSIYDALKEVNLADMTDKRTSFYLPLDAIKQLHISSTTTVSEVIQGLLKKFMVVDNPQKFALFKEMRKDGQVLFQKLPLTEYPLYLRLLAGPDTDALSFVLKENETGEVEWDAFSIPELQNFLMILDKEEKDKIQQVQRKYEKFKQRLQQTLKEARGKPG
- the RASSF5 gene encoding ras association domain-containing protein 5 isoform X1 — its product is MKHPFWVKWPSFRCRRCADCRYTCHQECRSLIQLDCRRPGQCQSQLSPESTLLPPCSQNVTQTVEEEKREPPTIQEIKQKIEKYNAKVTNCLLMKLNDDGTYTGFIKVHLKLRRPVTVPAGIRPQSIYDALKEVNLADMTDKRTSFYLPLDAIKQLHISSTTTVSEVIQGLLKKFMVVDNPQKFALFKEMRKDGQVLFQKLPLTEYPLYLRLLAGPDTDALSFVLKENETGEVEWDAFSIPELQNFLMILDKEEKDKIQQVQRKYEKFKQRLQQTLKEARGKPG
- the RASSF5 gene encoding ras association domain-containing protein 5 isoform X2, whose amino-acid sequence is MTMSSGYCSLDEDLEDCFFTAKTSFFRSTPNKVPAKNVTQTVEEEKREPPTIQEIKQKIEKYNAKVTNCLLMKLNDDGTYTGFIKVHLKLRRPVTVPAGIRPQSIYDALKEVNLADMTDKRTSFYLPLDAIKQLHISSTTTVSEVIQGLLKKFMVVDNPQKFALFKEMRKDGQVLFQKLPLTEYPLYLRLLAGPDTDALSFVLKENETGEVEWDAFSIPELQNFLMILDKEEKDKIQQVQRKYEKFKQRLQQTLKEARGKPG